Within Dermacentor albipictus isolate Rhodes 1998 colony chromosome 3, USDA_Dalb.pri_finalv2, whole genome shotgun sequence, the genomic segment TttctaatagacatcaagagaaaaacatggcgctgggcaggtcatgtaatgcgcagattagaaaaacgttggaccattagggtgacagaattggtagcaaaagaaggaaagcgcagtagagaacggcagaagactaggtggtgcgacgaaattaggaaatttgcgggtgttagttggaatcggttggggcaggacaggggtaattggagatcgcagggagaggccttcatcctgcagtggacataattaggctgatgatgatgacgactttGCTTTGTATGCCCAATTTTTTTTCGTCTCATTCCTTTAATCAGACGTGCACCTTCAGGTATGGTGTCTATAGAATACtatacttcagcttaaacaacaagagaaagaaataacagcgctttattcagcgagcaccatgACAAACAACCATAATCgtgccaggctatagcagacAACGCTTGTACTACGCTTGGAGCGTAGGTCAATGGCAGTGCTGCGGTGGCGGAAACGGCAGCGGGCTGCTTAGTGCGCATAGGCAAGGCGAGAAGTTGGGTTACTGAAAGAGAATCGATAATCGCTGCAACAGCCAGGGCGGCCGATGTGTTAGTGATCGTTTGATCATATTTACGCGTTGCGGAGAAAATTTCtcgttttttttgtgtgcatgAACGATCAAGAAGCCCCTCGGCATCtgcaacgctattagctcgctgtatgtttcttgcaCTGCGCCGTTGCTGGTCATCGTAGTTCGGTCCATTCGCGCTTTTTTTGTTCCCGGCTCATGAAACCTCTGGTACTCTCGCCACTCTTGCATCGGGCcacagtgcacggaagaatgtgCTGATGGCTGTACTATTGCGTGCTGTAGTTCATCCGCAATGGGCCTTTTTCATGGGTgccttgtgcgcatgcgcaccggAAGTGCTCTGACAGCGACACTAGCGGCGAGCGCCCGAAACATTTTTGGTGACATCCGGCAAAGAACGTACGTACGGGCTCTCCGTGTTGGCCGCGCTGCTCCTTGGCAGGCAGGATcatagcttttatttttttgcgatgCCACAGCGATGTGCTGCCGTAGGCTGCAGTAATGCCAGCGGAAAGCCTCCAAATGTGCGATTTTTTAGATTTCCTGCCGCGACACTTCAGGCAACGAGACGAAAGAAATGGGTGCAAGCAATACATCGCGTCAACGCCGACGGATCGCCGTGGGAACCGACAGCGAACTCCCGCGTCTGCAGCAATCACTTCGTAACAGGTAAAGAAACAGTGACTTGATATTCCTTATTACTTGATGAACAGCGTGTCTGTTGAGCGCATAAGTGTAACTTCGAGCCCTTTCCGAGCGGGACCGTGGCAGGTCGGCGATCGTGCATTTGTTTAGTACGCAGTTTCGGTTGTGTTAGCGCAGTGTGTCCTGTGTCGTACACGCGTTAATAACAGAAACACTCAAGCTGTTTAACCGTCACATTTTATTTCAGGAGCGCCCTCCCGCTTTATGCCCCACCCGGACTACGTACCATCGGTTTTCAAGCACACGCCAATGAGATGCCCTGTGTCAATCGCTCGCTTTGACAGAGTGAAGAAACGGCAAGGTATAGACTGTGTGTGACGCTGTTTGAGATTCGTCAACTGTCAGCATTTACGACCTTGCAGtaatctttcttcattttgtatTCGGCacttgatattatttttcattatcATGAAATCGCCCGTGTAATGCTGAATACGCCGGCTGTCGTGCGATTGCCGATGCTAAGCAGCATCGTGCAGTACTTTTCTCCCGCAATATAACTCGCGCTTTCGTCTTGGGCGAGTCAGTTACGGTATCGGCGGCAAGATGCTCCCTTCTCTAAACACTAACCCATTTTTAATGGGTCTTTATCTAGCAAAGGGAGATTAAGTGGTCACTTATTTATGAGTAGTACAGAGTTTTTATATTTGATGTTGCGCCTATCTTATTAGTCTTAAATAGCACATTGTTACACTGTCGCGAAATATATTTTAATGTTATTTATCAGCTTCAAGACTGGCAAATGCAAGTGGCCAAGCCAGCAGCGGTGCAACCACATCAGCTGTTGGACAGAGGACTCCACCGAGTGTAGCAGCAGGCCAAAATAGGACACCACAAGATTGTCAACCAGTTGCCGGGGCATCTACTCCACCTCTTGGTCAAGGAACACCATTAAGCAGAGCAGCAAGTGCAATGTCATTAGGCTCTACGACCTGTGAAGATGGTGCAGTATTGCATAGTGTACCAGCTGAACACGAAAAGAGCTGCCAGACGGATAATTTCTCTCTAGAGCGTATTATGCTGCTTGAAAGCCAAttaagtgcagaaagaaagaaggtgcaaAAGCTAGAAGTACAGCTAAAAGCTGCTGAGGAACAGACAATACAGTGGAAAGCACATTACTACGAGCTGAAGGCTACAACACTGTGCCTCGATAACATGCAAGGTACTGAGCATATGTTGTATTACACAGGATTGCCTTCTGTGCAAGTGTTTTACGATATACTAAATTTAGTTTTGAACAACAACCCTCGGTTTGCAATAGACATAAAGAGCAGGTCACTCACTGCTGCCGAGCAGATGTATGCAGTACTGGTTCGCTTAAGGACAGGTATGGCCACACGAGAGATTGCTcgcaattttttaatttcaatgGCCTCATTCAGTCGTATATTTTCAGAATGGGTACTTATATTGCAGAAGGTTCTCACTGAAATAACCAGCTTCCCCACACTTCCTGAAGTACAACAGCACATGCCACTTCATTTTAGACGGTACCCAAACACACGTATAATACTTGACACAACAGAAATTCGTATACAAAAGCCCTCAAGCTTAACTGCCCAAAGACGAACTTTCTCCCACTACAAGTTCGCAAACACAATGAAATGTGTTGTAGGTGCAACACCTGACTGCTATGTTAGCTTTGTGTCGCCATTATATGGGGGAAGTACCAGTGACAGAGCTATTGTGCAACAGTCTGGAGTACTTGATCTATTCGAATCAGGAGATGGCATCATGGTTGACAAGGGATTCAAGGTAGATGACCTTCTGCCACGTGGTGTTGTCCTTCATATGCCTCCATTTCGTATTCCTGGAGAAGCGCAGATGAGTGCCAAGGATGTTGAAGCCACAAAGCATGTTGCAAGTGCACGGGTGCACATTGAAAGGGTCATAAGAAGAATCAAGGAGTTCCATTTATTGGACAGACCCTTACCTATAAACATGTTAGACATAGCAGATGCAATTTTCACAACATGTGCATTTCTCTCAAACTTTAGGCGACCACTAATAAATAATGGGAAGGAAGTGGAGACGGACACCATGTAATAGAACACGAAAGCATgcggtatatttatttatttatttatttatttattgatactgttgaccctcgcttgagggtcgttacagggagggaatacaatgtacaacaatgtacaattttgcacaacatacaaaattcatatatcataatcatcaagtTGGGTGCTCCTGACAAAAGATGTCGATAGAACGTTCGAACTTGTGCACGTCCGATTGCTCGACAACTTCAACAGGCAAACCATTCCAAATTTCGATCACatcaggaaaaaatgaaaaacgaaaAGCATCAACACGTGAC encodes:
- the LOC139057553 gene encoding uncharacterized protein, translated to MPQRCAAVGCSNASGKPPNVRFFRFPAATLQATRRKKWVQAIHRVNADGSPWEPTANSRVCSNHFVTGAPSRFMPHPDYVPSVFKHTPMRCPVSIARFDRVKKRQASRLANASGQASSGATTSAVGQRTPPSVAAGQNRTPQDCQPVAGASTPPLGQGTPLSRAASAMSLGSTTCEDGAVLHSVPAEHEKSCQTDNFSLERIMLLESQLSAERKKVQKLEVQLKAAEEQTIQWKAHYYELKATTLCLDNMQGTEHMLYYTGLPSVQVFYDILNLVLNNNPRFAIDIKSRSLTAAEQMYAVLVRLRTGMATREIARNFLISMASFSRIFSEWVLILQKVLTEITSFPTLPEVQQHMPLHFRRYPNTRIILDTTEIRIQKPSSLTAQRRTFSHYKFANTMKCVVGATPDCYVSFVSPLYGGSTSDRAIVQQSGVLDLFESGDGIMVDKGFKVDDLLPRGVVLHMPPFRIPGEAQMSAKDVEATKHVASARVHIERVIRRIKEFHLLDRPLPINMLDIADAIFTTCAFLSNFRRPLINNGKEVETDTM